The Bifidobacterium animalis subsp. animalis ATCC 25527 genomic interval GGGTCGGTCTTGCGGTGGCGCTTGTTGCGGTAGTAGGCGATGTCCGCGGCGAAGTATGCGTACGTGCCGTCGGATTTGACGATCACACGGTCTTTGTCGTCGCCGTGCTTGGTCGATTCGAACCAGGTCGCGCCGTCTTTCTCGTAGATGTCACCGGCATTGCGCAGGTCGGCGATCGCCTTCTCCACCTCGCCGTCCTCGTACAGGCTGTTCTCGTGGAACCACACGTCGAAGTGCACGCGGAATTCCTTCATGGACTGGCGAATCTCGTCGAACATCATCGGCACCGCGCGCTTGCGGAACTCCTCACGCTGCTCGGAGTCGCCTTCGCCCAGCGGCTCGCCCTTCTCGTCGGTGCCGCCGTCGATGCGCGGCAGATTGAGAATATCGATGCCTTCGGCGTTGGCCTCCACGATCACACGGCGTGCGATTTCGTCGATGTAGGCGCCCTTGTATCCGTCGACGGGCGTCGGCTCGTCGTGGGCGGCGGCCACGAGCGACTTGGCGAAGCGGTTGATCTGCTCGCCGTGGTCATTGAAGTAGTATTCGCGCACCACGGTGGCGCCATTGGCCTGGAGAATTCGGGCCATCGAATCGCCCACCGCGGCCCAGCGCGTGCCACCGATGTGGATCGGGCCGGTCGGATTCGCGGAGACGAATTCCAGATTGAGCGTCTTGCCGCCCAGATGATCGTTCTTGCCGAATCGATTGCCCTCGTCGAGCACCTGATCCACCACTGCGGCCGCCGATGCGGAATCGAGCGTGATGTTGATGAAACCGGGCCCTGCCACTTCGACGGCGGCGATGCCATCGGTGCCGTTCAGCGCGTCGGCGAACAGTTGGGCGAGATCACGCGGTTTCATGCCCGCTTTCTTCGCCAACTGCATGGCGGCGTTCGACGCCCAGTCGCCATGCGCGCGATCCTTGGGGCGCATGACGGCGAACTTGGCGGAATCCGGGAGTTCCTCGGCCGTCAACGTGCCGGCTTTGCCCTCGGAAACAAGGTTGTTGGCAATGGTGAAGATCAATTCCTGTAGCGCTTCTGGACTCATTCCAACAAGTCTACCGGCAACGGCGACAGATTCCCGTTGTTCGTATGCCACGACCATGGGTATTATCGCTTATCCTCTTACGGGATAAGATTCTCTGTTAAGGGCTACCAATTCCCTTACGGGCTAGGATTTTCTGTTACGGGATAGGGAAAACCCTCATCATCGCACGCAAAACAATATAAAACCATTGATATTCCATGGATTCCAACGGTCGAATACCTGTGCAGCCCTATCCCGTAACAGAAAATCCTATCCCGTAGCCAAAATCCTAGCCCGTAAGGGAATTGGTAGCCCGTACGAGGATTGCTGGCCCGTAAGAGGAATCCCCCTATGGGAATCAGCGCGTAAAGGAGTTAACGGGAAATCACCGGCGGAGCACGGTGGTCAGCGATCGGGAGGGCAGGCGCACCCCGATCCCGCTGTCATCCACTTCGCATTGCACCCATATGGATTCCGCACGCTCGTTGGCGAGAACCGCAACCAGCGTGCCGGTCGGAGTGAGGAAGGCGGCGGCACGCACTCCTTGCGCATGGTCGAGCGCGCATTCCACGCAATGTGAGCCAATCGGCACGTATTTGGAGAAGTGGCCGAGCGCGTAGTAGTCTGCATTGCGGCGTATCGAACCGTCGTCACGCACGGTGATCAGACCGCGGTTCTCGGAATGCCGGCGATCGTTGCGCAGGTAGTAGTAGTCGGGACCGCCGTGCTCGTCGAGCGCGATGTTCCACAACACGGCGCTCCTCGCCCAGTTGTTCATCATGTCAATGACCGCCGTGCCTAGCGAGAGCAGCGCGGGTGTGAAATTGCGTGGTCCCCAGTCGCCGCCGCTCGCCTCGGTCACCCAGATGCCCTTGTTCGGAAACGCGTCGTGAATGCGAGACATCGTGCGCGCGGATCCGCCGTAATAATGCCATGCGGAGCCGGCGCAGGCAGCGAGTGCGGCGGAATCGGCGTACATGTCTCGCACGAAGGCGCCGTCCGGGTAATGGTCGGTGGAGTAGTTGTGGTCCCAGCACAGAATGCGCGTGCCGTCCAATCCGGCGTGGTCGAGCATGGGGCGCAGATGGCGCGCGACGAACTCTGCCTGCTCGCGCGGGGTCATTGCCATCGATGGCCATCGCGACTGCGGGTAGTCGGGTTCGTTCGTCACGGTGAGCGCGAACAGCGGCAGTCCGCGTTGCGCATACAATCGTGCAAAACCGGTGATATAGCGCGCATAGGCGGCATACATGCCGCGCCGCAGATGGCCGGTGATCCGCGTGTAGCGCCGTTTGCCGAGCACGCTGAGATTCGTTTTCATCCACCATGGCGCGCTCCACGGGCTCGCCATAATGTTGAGCGCATGCGATTGCGTGGCGAGCGCACAGTTGTTCGCGGCCTCGACCATGGGCAACACGCGCTCCATCTCGGGCGTGAAATTGAGGGAG includes:
- the argS gene encoding arginine--tRNA ligase, encoding MSPEALQELIFTIANNLVSEGKAGTLTAEELPDSAKFAVMRPKDRAHGDWASNAAMQLAKKAGMKPRDLAQLFADALNGTDGIAAVEVAGPGFINITLDSASAAAVVDQVLDEGNRFGKNDHLGGKTLNLEFVSANPTGPIHIGGTRWAAVGDSMARILQANGATVVREYYFNDHGEQINRFAKSLVAAAHDEPTPVDGYKGAYIDEIARRVIVEANAEGIDILNLPRIDGGTDEKGEPLGEGDSEQREEFRKRAVPMMFDEIRQSMKEFRVHFDVWFHENSLYEDGEVEKAIADLRNAGDIYEKDGATWFESTKHGDDKDRVIVKSDGTYAYFAADIAYYRNKRHRKTDPADVAIYMLGADHHGYIGRMMAMCAAFGDEPGENMQILIGQMVNVMKDGKPVRMSKRAGNIVTIDDLIDAIGVDASRYSLARTDYNSPVDIDLNLLASHSNDNPVYYVQYAHARSCNVDRNAEAAQINAADADLSLLDTEADGEVIAALAQWPALLTLAGDLRAPHRIAHYLEDLAAAYHKWYNVERVVSMPLTEAEERADEQTRERTRIAKNPEPARAAARLKLNDAVQTVIAEGLDLLGVTAPDKM
- a CDS encoding glycoside hydrolase family 30 protein, which translates into the protein MIQAFSTYANAQGTTLAAAFAPLGNACLRVGRTPESTAHASAPTLSIDTTRVRQPIDGFGASITEATSWLWHNRVTDKERCIRDLFSPRDGIGISMLRQPIGPSDHVSAPYRFVRRFPDRKLSSLNFTPEMERVLPMVEAANNCALATQSHALNIMASPWSAPWWMKTNLSVLGKRRYTRITGHLRRGMYAAYARYITGFARLYAQRGLPLFALTVTNEPDYPQSRWPSMAMTPREQAEFVARHLRPMLDHAGLDGTRILCWDHNYSTDHYPDGAFVRDMYADSAALAACAGSAWHYYGGSARTMSRIHDAFPNKGIWVTEASGGDWGPRNFTPALLSLGTAVIDMMNNWARSAVLWNIALDEHGGPDYYYLRNDRRHSENRGLITVRDDGSIRRNADYYALGHFSKYVPIGSHCVECALDHAQGVRAAAFLTPTGTLVAVLANERAESIWVQCEVDDSGIGVRLPSRSLTTVLRR